One Setaria viridis chromosome 5, Setaria_viridis_v4.0, whole genome shotgun sequence genomic region harbors:
- the LOC117854423 gene encoding chaperone protein dnaJ C76, chloroplastic — translation MAPLLSPPLLADSVTKFHAASTAVPCSGSPQRYAITGLAGAGRRDRRRCRRTRGRTGLRVEAVAAESRSSEGGVAEDYYAVLGVMPDATPKQIKKAYYNCMKSCHPDLSGNDPDVTNFCMFINEVYTVLTDPIQRAVYDEIHGYAATATNPFLDDNAPRDHVFVDEFSCIGCKNCANVCSKVFQIEEDFGRARVYDQSGDIKLIEEAIESCPVDCIHWTSAAQLSLLEDEMRRVERVNVGLMLAGMGGSIDVFRMASSRWEKRQAKVLEKVRRRVSQDDSSKGGSWSDIWGAPTRYQKNEEEAKERAKRAAAAARRWREYSRKGADKPPTYKLPEAVPNKE, via the exons AtggctcctctcctctccccgccGCTGCTCGCGGACTCCGTCACCAAGTTCCATGCGGCCTCAACGGCAGTCCCCTGCTCCGGCAGCCCACAGCGATATGCCATCACGGGATTGGCCGGGGCCGGAAGACGAGACCGGCGCCGGTGTCGTAGGACGCGGGGAAGGACGGGCTTGAGGGTggaagcggtggcggcggagtccCGCAGCTCGGAGGGGGGCGTCGCTGAGGATTATTACGCTGTTCTTGGTGTG ATGCCAGATGCCACACCGAAGCAAATCAAGAAAGCTTACTATAATTGTATGAAGTCATGCCATCCTGATCTCAGTGGGAATGACCCTGATGTCACGAATTTCTGCATGTTTATCAACGAGGTCTACACG GTGCTTACCGATCCCATCCAACGAGCAGTATATGATGAGATCCACGGATACGCTGCGACTGCAACCAACCCTTTCTTGGATGACAATGCACCCAGGGATCATGTTTTTGTCGATGAGTTTAGCTGCATAG GATGCAAAAACTGTGCTAATGTGTGCTCTAAGGTCTTTCAAATTGAGGAAGATTTTGGAAGGGCAAGAGTTTACGACCAATCAGGCGACATAAAACTGATTGAAGAAGCTATTGAGAGCTG TCCAGTTGACTGCATTCATTGGACTTCAGCTGCACAACTTTCACTACTTGAGGATGAAATGCGCAGAGTAGAGAGAGTAAAC GTTGGATTGATGCTTGCTGGAATGGGAGGTTCAATTGATGTGTTCCGTATG GCAAGTTCACGCTGGGAGAAGAGACAAGCCAAAGTGCTG GAAAAGGTGAGAAGGCGGGTGAGCCAGGATGATTCCAGTAAGGGCGGCTCATGGAGTGATATCTGGGGAGCACCAACAAGATACCAGAAAAACG AAGAGGAGGCAAAGGAGAGAGCAAAGCGAGCAGCGGCTGCAGCGAGGAGGTGGCGCGAGTACTCAAGGAAAGGAGCCGACAAGCCCCCCACGTACAAACTTCCAGAGGCAGTGCCCAACAAGGAGTGA